One segment of Brassica napus cultivar Da-Ae chromosome C3, Da-Ae, whole genome shotgun sequence DNA contains the following:
- the LOC106388305 gene encoding extensin-2-like, translating into MATPAWSHARGQWVIAMLALLVGSAIATEPYYYSSPPPPYEYKSPPPPVKSPPPPYEYKSPPPPVKSPPPPYYYHSPPPPVKSPPPPYVYQSPPPPVKSPPPPYYYHSPPPPVKSPPPHVYNSPPPPVKSPPPPYYYHSPPPPMKSPPPPYVYNSPPPPVKSPPPPYYYHSPPPPVKSPPPPYYYHSPPPPVKSPPPPYYYHSPPSPVKSPPPPYYYHSPPPPVKSPPPPYYYHSPPPPLKSPPPPYYYHSPPPPAKSPPPPYYYHSPPPPGKSPPPPYYYHSPPPPVKSPPPPYYYHSPPPPVKSPPPPYYYHSPPPPVKSPPPPYYYHSPPPPVKSPPPPYYYHSPPPPVKSHPPPYYYHSPPPPVKSPPPPYYYSSPPPPKSYPPPYYYSSPPPPPKSYSPPYYYSSPPPPMSYPQPHPQPQPHPHPLVFKVVGKVYCYRCYDWTYPKKSHDKKHLKGAVVEVTCKAGDKTVKAYGKTKINGKYAITVKGYNYRKYGGEVCTAKLHSPPKGSPCNIPTSYHLGNKGAKLHVKSKTKYEVVLYAKSFAYAPKKPYGECHKPAPYHPPYYYKSPPRPSPVYYYKSPPPPTPTYVYKSPPPPTPAYVYKSPPPPTPTYVYKSPPPPTPTYVYKSPPPPTPTYVYKSPPPPTPTYVYKSPPPPTPTYVYKSPPPPTPIYVYKSPPPPTPTYVYKSPPPPTHTPTPYYYHSPPPPVKSPPPPYYYHSPPPPVKSPPPPYYYHSPPPPVKSPPPPYYYHSPPPPVKSPPPPYYYHSPPPPVKSPPPPYYYHSPPPPTKSPPPPYYYHSPPPPVKSPPPPYYYHSPPPPMKSPPPPYYYHSPPPPVKSPPPPYYYHSPPPPVKSPPPPYYYHSPPPPVKFPPPYYYHSPPPPVKSPPPPYYYHSPPPPVKSPPPPYYYHSPPPPVKSPPPPYYYHSPPPPVKSPPPPYYYHSPPPPVKSPPPPYYYHSPPPPVKSPPPPYYYHSPPPPVKSPPPPYYYHSPPPPVKSPPPPYYYHSPPPPVKSPPPPYYYHSPPPPMKSPPPPYVYHSPPPPMKSPPPPYYYHSPPPPVKSPPPPYYYHSPPPPVKSPPPPYYYHSPPPPVKSPPPPYHYNSPPPVKSPPPPVYIYASPPPPTHY; encoded by the exons ATGGCGACTCCTGCATGGAGTCATGCCAGGGGTCAATGGGTAATAGCCATGTTGGCGTTACTCGTTGGCTCGGCAATAGCTACCGAACCTTACTATTATAGctctcctccaccaccgtatGAGTATAAATCTCCACCGCCTCCGGTTAAGTCTCCTCCACCTCCTTATGAATACAAATCTCCTCCCCCTCCGGTTAAGTCTCCCCCACCACCTTATTACTATCATTCACCGCCGCCGCCGGTGAAATCCCCTCCCCCTCCTTATGTATACcagtctcctcctcctccggtgaagtctccaccaccacctTATTACTACCACTCTCCGCCACCACCGGTGAAGTCTCCTCCCCCTCATGTATACaactctcctcctcctccggtgaagtctcctccaccaccttaTTACTACCACTCTCCACCACCACCCATGAAGTCTCCTCCCCCTCCTTATGTATACaactctcctcctcctccggttaagtctcctccaccaccgtatTATTACCACTCTCCTCCACCACCAGTaaaatctcctcctcctccttacTATTATCATTCTCCACCACCTCCGGTGAAATCTCCGCCACCACCATATTACTATCACTCACCACCTTCTCCAGTGAAGTCTCCCCCACCACCATATTACTACcattctccaccaccaccggttaaatctccaccaccaccttACTACTATCATTCTCCACCTCCTCCATTgaagtctcctccaccaccatactactatcactctcctcctcctccagccaagtctccaccaccaccatactactaCCACTCTCCCCCTCCTCCAGGcaagtctcctccaccaccgtacTACTAccactctcctcctcctccggtcaagtctcctccaccaccgtacTACTAccactctcctcctcctccggtaaagtctccaccaccaccgTACTACTAccactctcctcctcctccggttaaatctccaccaccaccttACTACTAccactctcctcctcctccggttaAATCTCCACCACCGCCATACTATTATcactctccaccaccaccggtTAAGTCTCACCCACCTCCATACTACTACCACTCACCACCTCCTCCAGTGAAATCACCACCCCCACCTTATTATTACTCATCCCCACCACCACCAAAGTCTTACCCTCCACCATACTACTACtcatctccaccaccaccaccaaagtCGTACTCGCCACCGTACTACTACTCATCGCCACCACCTCCGATGTCATACCCTCAACCTCACCCACAGCCACAGCCACATCCACATCCACTTGTCTTCAAAGTTGTTGGTAAAGTGTATTGTTACAGATGTTATGACTGGACTTATCCCAAAAAGTCCCACGATAAGAAGCATCTCAAAG GTGCTGTGGTAGAAGTGACGTGCAAGGCCGGTGACAAGACAGTGAAGGCATACGGGAAGACCAAAATCAACGGTAAATACGCAATAACCGTTAAGGGATACAACTACCGTAAATACGGTGGCGAAGTCTGCACGGCCAAACTCCACTCGCCACCTAAGGGATCGCCGTGTAACATTCCTACAAGTTACCATTTGGGTAACAAAGGTGCTAAACTCCATGTGAAATCAAAGACAAAGTACGAGGTTGTGCTCTATGCTAAGTCCTTTGCTTATGCACCTAAGAAACCTTACGGAGAATGCCACAAGCCGGCTCCTTACCATCCTCCTTACTACTACAAGTCTCCACCACGACCTTCTCCGGTTTACTACTACaagtctccaccaccaccaactCCAACTTATGTCTATAAATCACCGCCTCCACCAACCCCAGCATATGTCTACAAATCGCCTCCTCCTCCTACCCCAACATACGTCTAtaaatctcctccaccaccaacTCCGACTTACGTCTACAAATCACCACCACCGCCTACTCCAACGTATGTCTATAAGTCTCCGCCTCCACCAACCCCTACGTATGTCTACAAGTCGCCCCCACCACCAACTCCAACCTATGTTTACAAATCACCGCCTCCTCCTACTCCGATCTACGTCTACAAGTCGCCGCCTCCTCCTACCCCAACTTATGTTTACAAGTCGCCACCACCTCCAACACACACTCCTACACCATACTACTACcattctccaccaccaccagttAAATCTCCTCCACCTCCATATTATTACCATTCGCCACCACCACCCGTAAAATCTccaccaccgccatattatTATCATTCACCACCCCCTCCGGTgaaatctcctcctcctccttacTACTACCACTCTCCACCCCCTCCGGTGAAGTCTCCTCCTCCACCTTACTACTACCACTCACCACCCCCTCCCGTAAAGTCACCACCACCCCCATATTACTATCACTCTCCACCTCCTCCAACGaaatcaccaccaccaccatactattACCATTCACCACCTCCTCCGGTCAAATCTCCTCCTCCACCCTACTATTACCATTCACCTCCTCCACCGATgaaatctccaccaccaccatactactaCCACTCACCACCTCCTCCAGTCAAATCTCCTCCTCCACCGTACTATTACCATTCACCTCCTCCACCGGTgaaatctccaccaccaccatactactaCCATTCACCACCTCCTCCTGTCAAATTTCCTCCACCATACTATTACCACTCACCACCCCCACCGGTCAAATCCCCTCCACCACCTTACTATTACCATTCACCACCCCCACCGGTCAAATCTCCTCCTCCACCATACTACTACCACTCACCACCTCCACCGGTcaaatctcctccaccaccttaCTACTACCACTCACCACCCCCACCGGTcaaatctcctccaccacccTATTACTACCACTCACCACCTCCACCGGTGAAGTCGCCACCACCGCCATACTATTACCATTCACCACCCCCACCGGTcaaatctcctccaccacccTATTACTACCATTCACCACCTCCACCGGTGAAATCGCCACCACCGCCATACTATTACCACTCACCACCCCCACCGGTcaaatctcctccaccaccatactACTACCACTCACCACCCCCACCTGTGAAATCTCCTCCTCCACCATACTACTATCACTCACCGCCCCCTCCAATgaaatctcctccaccaccatatgttTACCATTCACCACCTCCACCCATGAAATCTCCTCCTCCACCGTACTACTATCACTCACCACCTCCACCAGTAaagtctccaccaccaccatattaTTACCATTCACCACCTCCTCCAGTCAAATCTCCTCCTCCACCATACTACTACCATTCACCACCTCCTCCGGTGAAGTCTCCGCCACCGCCATACCATTACAACTCTCCACCACCAGTAAAATCTCCCCCACCTCCAGTATACATCTACGCCTCTCCTCCACCTCCTACCCATTACTAG